The Drosophila innubila isolate TH190305 chromosome 3R unlocalized genomic scaffold, UK_Dinn_1.0 2_E_3R, whole genome shotgun sequence genome has a segment encoding these proteins:
- the LOC117792082 gene encoding tyrosine aminotransferase, whose translation MIIGCLVIMPSSVANEGYEFQSSITSRNISSGSPVVVPNDVDAVDKSASQLDLVSQSLDQVAVSRRTGWKVKGSVLSLNTHNRIRNIVEALKINPNPQKAMIPLSIGDPTIFGNLKASDETMKAVLRSVESGKFNGYAHTQGHETSRVAVAKYSAHQRTDGVINPNDIILCSGCSSALEYCILALADSGQNVLVPRPGFCLYHTLTEGLGIEVRYYDLLPEQQWRADLKQLESLIDENTAALLINNPSNPCGSVFDEAHLLQLVDICERHYLPIIADEIYEHFVFPGSRHVAVSSLAREVPVLSCGGLTKRFLVPGWRMGWIIVHDQHKRLGSATTGLKNMSGRILGSNSIIQGALPDILSKTPQSYFDGVIGILYSNAQLAYNLLKKVSGLIPIMPSGAMYMMIGISIECFPDFKDDTHFVQELVNKQSVFCLPGSCFEYSGYFRIVLTVPATMIEEACNRIAEFCEMYYKKDTEVLIKHILLDDENV comes from the exons ATGATTATAGGCTGCCTGGTAATAATGCCTAGCAGTGTTGCAAACGAAGGCTACGAGTTTCAGAGCAGCATCACAAGCCGTAATATTTCAAGTGGCTCCCCGGTGGTAGTCCCAAACGATGTCGATGCCGTGGACAAATCAGCAAGTCAACTTGATCTGGTGTCGCAGTCACTTGACCAGGTTGCTGTCAGCCGTCGTACTGGCTGGAAGGTGAAGGGATCTGTATTGTCTCTCAACACGCATAACCGCATTCGCAATATTGTCGAGGCTCTAAAAATTAATCCGAATCCACAAAAGGCCATGATACCGCTGTCCATAG GTGATCCGACTATCTTTGGCAACCTAAAGGCTTCCGATGAAACAATGAAAGCAGTACTGCGATCAGTGGAGAGTGGCAAGTTTAATGGCTATGCACATACGCAAGGCCATGAGACTTCGCGTGTGGCGGTGGCCAAATATAGTGCACATCAACGCACCGATGGGGTGATCAATCCGAATGATATTATACTTTGCAGCGGCTGCTCCTCGGCGTTAGAATATTGTATTTTGGCGCTGGCAGATAGCGGACAAAACGTCCTGGTTCCGCGGCCTGGATTCTGTTTGTATCATACGCTTACAGAAGGCTTAGGTATTGAGGTGCGCTACTATGACCTGTTGCCTGAGCAACAGTGGCGTGCCGATCTGAAGCAGTTGGAGAGTCTTATCGATGAGAACACAGCCGCACTGTTGATCAACAATCCAAGTAATCCTTGTGGCAGCGTCTTTGATGAAGCGCATCTGCTGCAACTTGTGGATATATGTGAGCGTCATTACCTACCTATTATTGCCGACGAG atctaTGAGCACTTTGTATTCCCGGGCTCTCGTCATGTGGCGGTCAGTAGTCTGGCACGCGAGGTTCCTGTGCTCTCCTGCGGTGGGCTGACCAAACGCTTTTTAGTGCCAGGCTGGCGAATGGGCTGGATTATCGTACATGATCAGCACAAACGTTTGGGTAGTGCAACAACGGGCTTAAAGAATATGAGTGGCCGGATTCTAGGCTCTAATTCTATCATTCAAGGTGCTCTACCCGATATACTATCAAAGACACCGCAGAGCTACTTTGATGGAGTAATTGGAATACTCTAC tCAAACGCTCAATTggcatataatttattaaagaaagTCAGCGGATTGATTCCCATCATGCCCAGCGGAGCTATGTACATGATGATTGGCATTTCCATCGAGTGTTTTCCTGATTTCAAGGACGACACACATTTTGTGCAGGAGCTGGTTAATAAGCAAAGTGTCTTCTGTCTGCCCGGCAGCTGTTTTGAATACTCGGGCTATTTTCGTATTGTTCTTACAGTTCCAGCTACTATGATTGAAGAAGCCTGTAATCGCATTGCCGAGTTTTGTGAGATGTACTACAAAAAAGACACTGAGGTGCTCATCAAGCATATCCTATTGGATGATGAAAATGTGTAG